One genomic window of Cyprinus carpio isolate SPL01 chromosome A23, ASM1834038v1, whole genome shotgun sequence includes the following:
- the LOC109106662 gene encoding high mobility group protein B2-like, which yields MVKGDVNKPKGKTSAYAFFVQTSSLAKSPDVPINFSEFSKKCSERWKALSASEKSRFEDMAKVDKARYENEMKSYVPPKGAGKTGRKKKDPNAPKRPPSAFFIFCSEYRPTVKSENPSLSIGEIAKKLGEMWSKQSVADRAPFEQKAVKLREKYEKDVAAYRAGGGATNRGPGRPTGSTKKAQADDDDDDDEEDEEDEDDDDDDDE from the exons ATGGTGAAAGGAGACGTGAACAAACCCAAGGGGAAGACGTCTGCGTACGCGTTCTTCGTGCAGACGTCATCGTTAGCGAAGAGTCCCGACGTTCCCATCAACTTCTCCGAGTTCTCCAAGAAGTGCTCCGAGCGATGGAAG GCGCTGAGCGCTTCAGAGAAGAGCAGGTTTGAAGACATGGCCAAAGTGGATAAAGCTCGCTACGAGAACGAGATGAAGAGTTACGTGCCGCCCAAAGGAGCCGGGAAGACGGGCAGGAAGAAGAAAGACCCGAACGCCCCGAAACGCCCGCC CTCTGCGTTCTTCATCTTTTGCTCGGAGTACCGGCCGACGGTGAAGAGCGAGAACCCGAGTCTGTCCATCGGAGAGATTGCGAAGAAGCTGGGCGAGATGTGGTCGAAGCAGAGCGTCGCAGACCGCGCGCCGTTCGAGCAGAAAGCCGTCAAACTGCGCGAGAAATACGAGAAG GATGTGGCGGCGTACCGCGCAGGGGGCGGAGCCACTAACAGGGGGCCAGGCCGACCGACGGGCTCGACTAAAAAGGCCCAGGCTgacgacgacgatgatgatgatgaagaggacgaggaagatgaggatgatgatgatgatgatgatgagtag